The nucleotide window GATGTCCTCGACATGCGTCTTCTTCGCCATCAGGTCTGGCTTCGACGGTGCCGGATCAGCATCGGGGTCCTGACCGTTGTCGAGGGCTCGTATTCGTGCTGTCTTGCCTTTGGCCGGCGGCGGTGTCACGAACGCGTCTTCGCCCTTGTCCCGGTATTTCTTCGCCCAATCAACCACGGTACGCGAGGACGCCAAACCGAGCTCTTGAGCCAGGACGACTTTGTGTTCGCCGTCGAGGTACCGTTTCGCAGTCGCGATCTTCGTCTCTGCCGGTATGCGGCGGGGCTGGTGCGGTTCCATGACCGATATTGTTCCACGCACCAGCCACCGGTCGTGGAGGAGTTTGAGCGTGGGTTTATGCACGTCGAGCTTCGTGGCTGTCGCGGCATAGCCGTGCCCTTTGTCGAAGAGGTCGATCGCGGCCCTGGCTTGTTCGTCTGTGATCAGACAGTCCTTACGCATGGAGTGGTCCCTTCAAGTTGTCTTGTGTTGATCACAGTCCAACTTTCGGGGACCACTCCAGCGCGAGGTTGCTGGGGCGCCGTCAGGTAGTAATTCAGGAGGTGAGGGCGGCGGCTAGTTCGTGGAAGTCACGGCTCGGGTTGCCGAAGCGGTGCAGCGTCATCGACACTGCCTGCTCCTGCACGTAGTACCGCAGCTCCACCCGCCCCGAGGAGGTCACCGGCTCATCGATGACCGCAACCTCAGGTCGGGGTGCGGTCGCGGCCACGAGCTCGTCCTCAAGGCGTCCGAGAACGCGGATGCGCGCACCCACCGTGTCGTCGTAGCGGCCCTGACCGACCATGTCGGCGAACTCTTCGGCCGACTCGGTGCGGGCGGCGACCCTGGCCTCCGTCGCGGCGATCTTCACCTCGGCGGGCACATCCTCGGCGACGGACAGCTGCACCGTTGATCCCACCGTGGCGGCCGCATGCAGGGACCGTTCGAGATCGAACAGGCTCGCTTCGGCAGTCACACGCAGGGTCACCGGGCGGGGCCTGTAGCGGAAGATGTTCGCCTCGGCGCGCAGACCCGTGTGGTCCTTCGCAGCCCCGAACTCCCGCTCGAACCAGCGGCGGTCATCGGCCTTCGCGGCCTCGAGGTTCTGGTCGCCGGTGTCGGCGAAGTGGCCGAAGAGCATGAGGTAGTTCGGTCCGCCGGCCTTCGATCCCAGGCCCACAGAGGACTGCTTCCAGCCGCCGAAGGACTGCCGGCGCACGATGGCTCCGGTGATGCCGCGGTTGACGTAGGCATTGCCGACCTCGACGCGGTCGAGCCAGGTGCTCACCTCCGCCGGATCGAGGGAGTGGATGCCGCCGGTGAGACCGAAGTCCACGGCGTTCTGGAACTCGATCGCCTCGTCGAGATCACGAGCATGCATGAGTCCGAGCACCGGGCCGAAGACCTCGGTGAGGTGGAAGAACGATCCCGGCTTGACCCCGTCCTTGATGCCGGGGCTCCACAGCCGCCCGGTGTCGTCGAGCTGTTTGGGTTCGAGCAGCCAGGACTCTCCGGGTTCGAGCGAGGTCAGGGCACGACGCAGCTTGTCCGAAGGGTCCTCGGTCAGCGGACCCATCGTCGCCGACAGGTTCGCGGGCCAGTCGACGACCATCGAGGCGGCGGCATCGACGAGCTGGCGCCGGTAGCGTTCGGAATCGTAGGTCGATCCGACCATGATGCCCAGCGAGGCGGCCGAACACTTCTGCCCGGCGTGGCCGAAGGCCGAGTGGACGAGATCGGCCATGGCCAGGTCACGGTCCGCGGCCGGGGTGATGATGAGCGCGTTCTTGCCCGAGGTCTCCGCATTGACGTGCAGCTCAGGGCGGAAGGACTTGAACAGGGCAGCGGTCTCCGAAGCGCCGGTGAGGATGACCCGGTCGACATCGGGATGGGACACGAGGTGCTGACCGAGCTCGCGCTCGACCGGGGCACACAGCTGCAGGACGTCCTTCGGGACACCGGCCTGCCACAGGCAGTCGATGATGAGCGCCGAACAGTGCGGCGTCGGCTTCGACGGTTTGTGGATCACCGCGGAACCGGCGG belongs to Brevibacterium spongiae and includes:
- a CDS encoding helix-turn-helix domain-containing protein, giving the protein MRKDCLITDEQARAAIDLFDKGHGYAATATKLDVHKPTLKLLHDRWLVRGTISVMEPHQPRRIPAETKIATAKRYLDGEHKVVLAQELGLASSRTVVDWAKKYRDKGEDAFVTPPPAKGKTARIRALDNGQDPDADPAPSKPDLMAKKTHVEDISLAEYRQLQDRLLRAEAENAYLKKLRALRQKGQL